One part of the Montipora foliosa isolate CH-2021 unplaced genomic scaffold, ASM3666993v2 scaffold_476, whole genome shotgun sequence genome encodes these proteins:
- the LOC137989832 gene encoding uncharacterized protein: MLLQLSTDGVNPFSSNKVAYSMWPIMLCVLNLPRSVRNLFGNVMLASIVSAQADGQEPKNVDPYLEVVVYEILDLSGVTFFDAFREAPFTFKVDILNYVLDYPGLGKVFTSAGPNALQGCMWCEIRGKYVACLDKVVYLENRRFLPENDPLRSKKKNFPDQKTERRLPPDELTTEDILWNSVAHSSAKNKSQASNVRKATGSRGVNCFMLLPNHDRPAQAFPDMMHDIKNIVCTFFDLFIGKGDSTKVRNAEKDVQRFKDCWLTESKDDDLPAQKEQLTNECEKMARSKKRKRKSQKSNLSAAPFRLSNEDMQLADRRASKVCVPVGHGWKPGPFFCKKRYLKSHDWKQLAVDGILKYCLRGLLGKSQRKTFFRLLDVIQKVCR; this comes from the exons ATGCTCTTACAGCTGTCAACTGATGGTGTAAACCCATTCAGCAGCAACAAGGTGGCTTATTCCATGTGGCCGATAATGCTTTGTGTGTTAAATTTGCCCAGAAGTGTTCGAAATCTGTTTGGAAATGTTATGCTTGCTAGCATAGTTTCTGCCCAAGCAGATGGACAGGAGCCAAAGAATGTAGATCCTTATCTTGAGGTAGTTGTTTATGAAATTTTAGATCTATCTGGTGTCACTTTCTTTGATGCTTTCAGAGAAGCTCCATTTACTTTCAAAGTTGATATATTGAATTATGTCCTTGATTATCCTGGTTTGGGAAAAGTTTTTACATCAGCAGGTCCAAATGCCTTGCAGGGATGTATGTGGTGTGAGATTAGAG GGAAGTATGTAGCATGTTTGGACAAAGTTGTTTACCTTGAAAACAGACGATTCCTCCCAGAAAACGATCCTTTGCgatcaaagaaaaagaacttccCTGATCAGAAAACTGAGAGAAGATTACCACCAGATGAGTTGACCACCGAAGACATTCTTTGGAACTCTGTTGCCCATAGCTCAGCAAAAAACAAGTCGCAAGCCAGCAATGTGAGGAAGGCTACTGGTTCACGAGGCGTTAATTGTTTTATGCTGTTGCCTAATCATGACAGACCAGCACAAGCATTTCCTGACATGATGCATGACATTAAGAACATTGTATGTACATTTTTTGATTTATTCATTGGGAAAGGAGATAGCACGAAAGTACGAAATGCTGAGAAAGACGTGCAACGATTTAAAGATTGTTGGTTGACGGAGAGTAAAGATGATGATTTACCTGCTCAGAAGGAGCAACTCACCAAtg aaTGTGAGAAAATGGCGAGaagcaaaaaaaggaaaaggaaaagccAAAAGAGCAATTTATCCGCTGCCCCCTTTCGTTTATCAAATGAAGATATGCAACTGGCAGATCGACGTGCAAGTAAAGTCTGTGTGCCAGTGGGACATGGTTGGAAACCCGGCCCTTTCTTTTGCAAGAAGCGTTATTTAAAATCACATGACTGGAAGCAG CTAGCAGTGGATGGTATCTTGAAGTACTGTCTAAGAGGACTACTTGGAAAGTCACAACGGAAAACATTTTTTCGCCTTCTGGATGTCATTCAGAAAGTCTGCAGGTGA